From a region of the Manduca sexta isolate Smith_Timp_Sample1 chromosome 19, JHU_Msex_v1.0, whole genome shotgun sequence genome:
- the LOC115440691 gene encoding organic cation transporter protein, with amino-acid sequence MAGEEAWWSGWGRWQARLALLLGLPVLLTGAYGTNYVFLAAPTEYRCYVPECEPKPGVIRSPEEWSPEWSQWALPNDTQCRRRAPNSHTCLPTSFDNNTIACDQFVYQQGSSIVGEFGLACEEWKRTLVGTVHNVGMLISLPLIGWLSDRYGRRAALVVSGCGAGIVGVCKSFTSSYGAYLLAELLETVAGASVYPAAFVLMIEWLGVEQRILASLVLGLPLSLGAASLSLLDYLTDSWRLWARIAYPPSFLLLLYPWLLPESARWLLTRGRLAEAIELVKQAASWNKLPVPEESLEQLLHPQKNDKIEAEETVFTALCK; translated from the exons ATGGCAGGAGAAGAGGCGTGGTGGTCGGGCTGGGGCCGGTGGCAGGCTCGACTGGCGCTGCTACTAGGACTTCCCGTGCTACTCACCGGCGCCTACGGCACCAACTACGTATTCCTCGCAGCACCCACTGAGTACAG ATGTTACGTCCCGGAATGTGAACCGAAACCTGGAGTGATCAGATCGCCCGAGGAATGGTCTCCCGAATGGAGTCAGTGGGCGCTCCCCAACGACACGCAGTGCCGGCGCCGGGCACCGAACAGCCACACGTGTCTGCCCACATCCTTCGACAACAACACGATCGCCTGCGACCAGTTCGTGTACCAGCAGGGCAGCAGCATCGTCGGAGAG TTCGGTCTGGCGTGTGAGGAGTGGAAGCGCACGCTGGTGGGCACCGTGCACAACGTGGGCATGCTCATCTCCCTGCCGCTCATCGGGTGGCTCTCAGACAG GTACGGTAGACGCGCAGCGCTGGTGGTGAGTGGATGCGGAGCTGGTATAGTGGGCGTGTGCAAGTCGTTCACCAGCTCGTACGGCGCCTACCTGCTCGCCGAGCTGCTGGAGACGGTAGCAGGCGCCAGCGTTTACCCTGCCGCCTTCGTGCTCA TGATAGAGTGGTTGGGCGTGGAGCAGCGAATCCTGGCTAGCCTGGTGTTGGGTCTCCCGCTGTCTCTGGGCGCCGCTTCGCTCTCCCTGTTGGATTACCTGACTGACTCGTGGCGGCTGTGGGCCAGGATCGCGTATCCTCCCTCTTTCCTTCTTCTTCTGTACCCATGGTTACTACCAGAGAGCGCGCGATGGCTACTCACGCGTGGGCGGCTCGCTGAAGCCATTGAGTTAGTAAAGCAAGCTGCCAGCTGGAATAAGCTCCCCGTGCCAGAAGAATCGCTAGAACAACTGTTACATCCACAGAAGAACGATAAAATAGAAGCAGAGGAGACCGTGTTTACGGCGCTTTGTAAGTGA